TCTTTAAGACGGAGATTTATCGAAGAGTCACTCTCCGCACATCGATCGCTGAAGGcttccaaagcaacacacgacTCAGTGACTCGCGTTTCGCGAGGTACGcggcgaggacttgatttcCAACTCCGTGAACCAAATACAAAGTAGAAGCCAGGGTGTATTGTTtgacaaattatttattattatttatggtTGATAATCGTATGACCTTGACAGCTTGCCCATGGAAACGAATACGAACAAATTTTTTTCGTCGGCGTCTCTTGTGGAGTCATATTTCCAATCGGTCCGGAAAGGTAAcacaaaattgacttctttgctttattttatacGACCAGGCAAACTACTCAATCAGTAAGGTTAATGGACACCTAAGCCGTTGGCAAGCCCAGCCTCAAGAATATAGGCTAGGGTTGCTAAACGAACttgaaaaacatgaaaagttGTGTTATAGATAGAGCAGATGCAATTATTGGCAGACACAATGGAAGTGGCAGCAATCATCAAGAGAGATGTGCCAGATCTCCTCAACATCCAATGTGTGTGCCACAAACTTGCTCTTGCATGTGCAGATGCGTCTAGGGACCTGAGTTATATCATTCAAGAAAGTTAAATGCCTCCTATTGCAAGTGTAGAAATTTTATGAGTATCCTCCCTAGAAAACAGCAAAGTGTGCCGCTGCGCAGAGGGAACTATTCAACGTTTTGCCAAAAGAGAAActttcttaaccctttcccgtccgaggggttccccattgacgttATTGGGTTATTGGGTGCGGAGAGAGCTCTCCTGTATGGCGGAGGCAGGATAGCCGcgtttttccaaaaaaaaactggCCCATGCATCTCTGTGGTTCTGCTGGAATAATCCCAGTTGCAATTGGTACTGCAGAGTCGCCgaagtctgagaaattgagaataaatGTAATAGATGTGAGGATGAGTGGAACAAATAACTGtaagaatctgtgggtttgtaaaGAACGTTAGTGGAAagaccgttgccattgataaaAATTATACTTCTAAAAATGCGAGTGAAGCTTCCGAGATCTCTCAGGTATGTTTAAGCCCGGATGAAAAGAATCAAGTGAAGCGATAAAAAGATCGATCGGGTTCTGCTTTCAAGGAGGAAGAGACGCCGATACAGTGTCAATGTAACGGTTTAGGGCCATTTTACTGGTTAAAAAATTTGTGTTCAATGAGATCTACGAAAAAGATTTTTTAACAAGTGTTAAGAAGCTGCTTTTCAATATGCGCACCCACAGAAATGACGGTTCTTGGTTATGCTGATGACTATAAGTCATCTTCAGTTACATTTGGGATCAGACTCAGTTGCCAATTACGCACATGAAACGATTAATTTTACATTTAACTGTTGAAGAAATTAACAGCTTTATTGATCTCTGAGAATACTATAAAGGTATTAGTTTTAGGAAGAATGTATCAATTCATACACGTGAATgcagaaaaacagcaaaaaagacCACTCGTGAACTTTGAACCGTGACACAGCCACTTGCAACACGTATTCTTACTATTTTCGAAACACTTTCtacagtaataattatatttttgcattggttcattttcattactttttaactgattgagaaaataaaaaaacattgcGCCCTCAGAGCATGCCTCCAGATCCCCCTAGAGATTCAGGCCCTTAGGACCTTTGTTCATGGGCTTCGGCCATGAATTTAAATCTTAGTGTTACACCTGGCAGTGCTTCAAAACATAATGACAGCCCTGCCATTTTGGTACTCTGACAAAAGTTCAGAAAGTTAAGGCTGCTATTTTaccatttttaaataatttgtaaatttaatttatttatcaaccaaaaaaaattcaattgactttaaaaaaggaacaaaaattaaGAGGGGTGGCTAGCCACCCTATTCATCCGCCCTGAATCCGCCCCTGTTTGATTTGACTAGGCGTGGGCAAGTTTGTACGTGCGCGAGTTGACCGGATACCTTTATCATAAAGAAGACATGAGGATTGATTGATCACTGATAACCTATGCCAATGGTCAGTGACTTGCAGTGAATTGTAGTGACTTGGTATATGTAATATTAACACTGGCTCCATTGGATTGTAATATAAACACTGGCTCCATTGGAGCAGAAAACGTGACCTTGCAAGGGCGTAGCCAAGGGGGGGTCGTAGGGTACCCCTGACCCCCCTTTTGGCAAGCcctttttaaccaaacaacctacaacaggtggcgaaaatgccatgacgatatcttggccatagtgacaatctggtgagtaccctcactttgacactttgaaaaatcctggctacgcccctgccTTCGTAAGGTAATGCTATTCGTGCATGTAGGAGCAAAAATTGAAGCTACATTATTAACCAAAGTCAGGCAGACATGGCGATCCAGTACTAAAGGTTAGGGATTTTCATAGTATCTCCTGACCTTTGTGTAAAAGCTACAAGTGGATCTCTTATGTTTTCTAAGGCCGTTGATGCCTGATTTACTATGGTGTAAGATTGCCATTGGAACCACGTTGGGTTTTCCGCCATATTGATTTGCGCCCGCATAAGAACAGCGGATTTCCTTTGGAACTTGCACAAAATAATGGGCGGGTGACGTTCGTTGAACTGAGTGAGAAAGTGCAACGTGACTGGAGCGCGCTATTGATATTGGAAACAAAAATGTCGCATTGTGAAACTCTATTGTAGAATCGTGGGCACAAAAGATAAAAtgtgaacttgaatttgaaaagAGGAATTCAAATTTCGAATCGTGAAACCGCAAAGTCGTATTGTGAAACGTGAATTTAGAATCGAGGACACAAAAGATAAAATGTAAACTTGAATATAACACCATACAAAACAGACCTTGTGTATTGATTTAATCCACTGAGTTGTCTCTCGTTGAGAGAGTACTCGCAGTCTACGAGAAAGCAGACTTCTCGTTTCACTGTCGACGGTAGTGATGATCAGTACTTTAGCAATTgtagagacaaaaaaaaaatacaaacgagATAAAACGAGGCTAATGAAACTGCTGATCAGATCATCCTTTACCGGGATCCGGAGCTTCGtttttgttacgtttggtcATTCTTGTTAGTTGGTT
The nucleotide sequence above comes from Acropora muricata isolate sample 2 chromosome 12, ASM3666990v1, whole genome shotgun sequence. Encoded proteins:
- the LOC136892311 gene encoding uncharacterized protein; amino-acid sequence: MTYKARTKNCAIHLETNQVKGLLQMKHIQWHGVHGSDPPIFSLFCLCTFTEMHKKRLRRLCSTNCNWDYSSRTTEMHGPVFFWKNAAILPPPYRRALSAPNNPITSMGNPSDGKGLRKFLFWQNVE